ACTACCGGCCTCCCTCCCAGCCCAGCTAGTAATCTTTAGTTTAGGGGACTGGTCTGGATTATCTACAGATGCAAAAGTGGAGGTGAAACTAGAAAACGGCACGAGTAAAGAACACAAGCTGGGGACACTTACGCACAAGTCCAGGTGAGGATGTTTAGTACTGACGGTGCATGTGCAGTTTAACCCTTTCCGGCCGGGACTTCTACAAATAGTAAACATTGAGATCACATGTTTGTTcatgcgattgcgtgatttcagTGATGGGATTGGTTCGGGGGGGGAGTGTCTAGGACGCTAGACACGCCCTCAAGCCCGCAATCCCATTTAATAAGCggctatggcttcagtacagccaaacggctaggacgttccatgtcgACCTAACTGCGCTAAAACCCAGGTCAGTTAGGACggtatggaacgtcctaacggtggGAAAGGGTTAACATTTGTTTTATATTGCGCGTGCGCAGCTGTATCACAACTGTTTCCCATTTTTACTGTTTGTTTAATAGATGCTTCCTGTGGGAGCCGGGCACTAAGGATGTCTTGTCTTGGGCGATGGAGTCAGAAAATTTGAGTGTTTCCATGGTGGTACATGGGCAGGTGAGCAGGCCGGTATTGCAATGCATTATTTATTAACGCATTTGGcaatgggtgggggggggggggtttgcagtaTTGACTAAAATCAtggtgtagttaaagggacacataaAAGTAGGGCTTAGGGAACAATGCATTTAGCGCATATGTTTgcaattaaagagacagttaacaCCTAGAAATTACTTTATTCTGCATTTTAGCAACATACGAACATACTgagtgagtttgaaaatgtttggaaTAGATTGACTTACTTGCTTCAACTGTTTTTCAGTAACCAAACTGCCTTATTTAGAGGACCCAATCTGGGCTTGTTACTGGAATAAATAAGGCTAGCCATTATCTCTGCAGAAACCAGTTAGGGACAGGTATATGATAGGGTGACGTCTGCAGTGTGCTCTGCCAGTTGCCATTTCTGTCTTTACTTTGTGTAATAAACCTTGCAGTGTTctgcacagaaaatgttgccaatgTGGTAGGGGCGgtgtaataataatttataaaattataacattttctgctgtcCAAAGCACAAATTCATTGTAGAAACATAATGATAATTTGTGTAATAAGAATTGAAAAAGTTTAATATcggcagtatactttcattagcaaaaatgcttctagtaaaagtttagttttttttcctgCGGCATATGCTCTGGCGgataaacaccacaccttctcagaggatCAGCGGTGGCTTGTATGATGCAAATTATGCATTCACGGAAGTgatacacaccaccgccagctctgAAGTGGTGTTTGAACGCTTGTGTATGGGTCATCACCCGTATTCTGCAGAAAAccgctaacttttactagaagcatttttgttaatggaagcatttttgcaattacttctattttaaattaaattgcacatttcaattttgacctttctattcctatAATCGGCCGTGTACTGCACCcaataaaaaggtcctggggagaaccctGCCTTGTGataatgctttaaagggatagtaaacattgtaaaaaaaaaagtttcatgatttcagtctagtcaaaatgaaactttccatgattcagatggcgcatacaattttaacctaAGGGATTGTACGCTTATAATGGTGGCAAGAACGCGCTATTCATCCCGCTGGCGGCAAGACTGTTTTATTTAAAACAGCACTCCCATTGAAAGACTAGCAACGTTCAAGGTACGTCTATGGTCATTACGGGGTTAaaccgctttccaatttacttttatcctcaaatttgctttgttctcttggtattctttattgaaaactaaaccttggtaggctcgtGCTAATTTTTaaggcattgaaggccgcctcttatctcagtgcattttgacagtttttcacagctagacagcgctagttttgtgtgccatatagataaccttgtgctcactgccatggagttacctaggagccagcaatgattggctaaaatgacaactctgtcaaaagaactgaaataagggggttgtctgcagaggcttggatacaaggtcaccacagaggtaaaaaagtgtactaaagggacagtcaacgcttaaattgttattgtttaaaaatatagatattgcctttactacccattccccagctttgcacaaccaacattgttatattaaagggatataaaacaagttgggataaagacaaaatataatatgtactttaattactttacctgcaaatttatactgcagtgcctcgccattaaccctttatagtttctgaattgtatctatatctattgttgttttggtagaatgctaaagtgcatagggattatctgatggagcatgcctATAATCTTTGAActctgaaatacaatgcctgtgcctAAACACTgaaaaggggggtggagttggctgctccaggcagcttagctatgtaattcattttgcttatttttgaaaattattttaaaatacttgccagcaattttaaagtttttttttttttaaatgtaaactattttaattaattagcccttttaggatatgcacatatctcaacctgttttgaCACTTTATTAAGCTTtgacatttaaatctctaaatttctgcatgttactaagccactacagacagcctcttaatcgcaTGCTTTTTATTGGCTTTTTAGAACAGGAGAGTGCTAGTTcccatgggccatatagataacattgtgctcatgcatgtggagttagaGTCAGCACAGCACTAAttgatagtcatgtgatcagggggtcagaagaggcttagatacaaggtaataaaagaggtaaaaagtgtattaatataaccgttgggtatgcaaaactggggaatgggtaataaagggattatcgttttaaacaataacaatttgaagACAACGGTCTTTTTATAGCTGTGAAATTAAAAACTTATGCACCTAAAAGTTTATTTACCTTTTTAATGCATATTGTTTACTTACACAATATCCACTTCTATAGTTAATATCCTCTTAATCCTTTCAATTTAGGTTATTCAGTCCCTTGGGGCAAAGCAGGAACGTGGGAAGAGAAAAAGGATCAAGGGAAAGGAGGAGGAAAATATTTGCCCTAACAAAGGCTCTGGGAAAGGACATCAAGCAGTACAGAAGAgcaatattattaaagggataacTGCTGGTGAGCTGTGGGTACATTTCCTTGCTCGGGGCattaagaaaaatatatttccttTTCTATTCTTTCCTTCATAGATTTGAGAAGATTTCAACTATGTTCCGATTAGAtaaattgaaatcccgcgatcgtgcacgtgattgcgagatttcaatgatggtatCGGGTCAGGGGCGcgtccctatgaagctaggcacaccctccagatcACGGTCCCATCCAGGaagtgccgttggcttcaggacagccaaacagctcggacgttctattccgtcctaacggcactaaagcccggcGTGGTTAGGGCGGAATAGAACGACGTTAAAAGGTTAAAGATGCTGTGACAGTTTAGCCATTTCCTTGAATGCAGTTTATTAAATACTGTAAAACCATTGACTAAGCAACAATGAAAAGAGGGGGGATGTCTCACTTCTGACATTTCTCATCTACCTCTTTTTTGCTGCATCCTGTTTTGTACGCATGGGTGAGAAACGTGTGGAATTAAATTCAAGTAGAACCTGTTGTCTATAGAAATTACTATGTTTATCAATACTTTTTCTGTGCTTTGTGTTGTAGACACGCCCACAGGACGCTGGGGCCACACGCTTTGTCCTATTGATTACCAGACGGTGATCCTCATTGGTGGGCAGGGAACAGGGATGCAGTTCTGTAAAGATGCAATGTGGAATCTAAACACAGGTGAAGAAAAACACCATTTCAATTTACACCTTTatatctgctttaaagggacatgaaacccgaaagtTTTATTTCACCATTCAggcagagcatgcgattttaaacaactttccaatttacttcctgtagtgcattgcggctcattcaacaaaggatagaaatagaatgaagtaaatttgacaatagaggtaaagttgtttaaaatcgcctgatctttctgaatcctaaaataaaaatgttgggtttttaaGACCCTTCAAGTGATGAGCTctgtgttttattgtttgtttttccccccctCTTTAGAAAGCCACAAATGGGCACCAGTAGATACTTTATCTGACCGTTCTTCTCCAGAAAGTCGTACTGGCCACACTGCAGTTTTTGACCCTTCTAGCCACCGAATTTATGTCTTTGGAGGATCAAAGAACCGGAAATGGTTTAACGATGTTCACATCTTGGATACTGAGACCTGGAGGTGGAGAAACATtgaggtgtttatatttttttatttttattattttataaatctTGTTTgagctcagtttttttttttttagtggatgGGTAAACTTACCTGATGTTACCTCATGTTTAGGTAGCATGAGATTGTCTTGGGACTCTAGGCTATTGGCTGTTCCTCTATGATGCAATTTAATTCTTTTTTTGGAGCCCTGCAGTGTGCATCTGTGCTGGGCTTATGGGAATAAAGTCATTTTAGGTGCAGGTTCTGCTGTTAAGTTTGATTGGTGCACATTCGGAAGACGCTGCCCAAGTAAAGGTTGTTTATACTAAGGCCATATGAGTTCCTGATTTTGGTCACAGTTGGCTTCTAGCTcaacgggacattaaacactttgagatggtaatataaaataataaactgtataaatagaaaaaaaacctctGCATTATACTTAAGttatttttgtcccctttttctgtaattccattctgaaattgagcttttcagttcctgttagaaatggaagtgcaggacactaATATTcctcacagtcattggctgcacactctagtgacctatttataactgtccctaattggtcacagcagagaaggtaacctaagttacaacatggcagctctcattgttttatagacactaaaactttacactttgtattttttttttaaagtttcattagctgtttaaatattgacagctACATGTTGTTCTTAGACTAAGCTTTTCTTCTTTCTTACCTTTTGCCTTATCTGTTGGTTTAGTGTTACTCCTATTGTTCTTGTTCTCTTTCTTTTGTTACCCAGGCTCGGGGTAAGGTCCCTCCTCTCTCTTATCACAGCTGCTCTTTATTTCTGGGTGAGCTTTTTGTTTTTGGAGGAGTTTTCCCACGTCCCCATCCAATACCAGATGGCTGCAGTGACTCCCTCTACATCTTTGATCCACAACATGAGATATGGTATCAGCCCATCATCCTAGGACAGAGACCACG
The nucleotide sequence above comes from Bombina bombina isolate aBomBom1 chromosome 7, aBomBom1.pri, whole genome shotgun sequence. Encoded proteins:
- the LOC128665837 gene encoding rab9 effector protein with kelch motifs, producing MEPTPEFYVLWDPLEPPLRLNRLPTRSQNRPFYSALLPASLPAQLVIFSLGDWSGLSTDAKVEVKLENGTSKEHKLGTLTHKSRCFLWEPGTKDVLSWAMESENLSVSMVVHGQVIQSLGAKQERGKRKRIKGKEEENICPNKGSGKGHQAVQKSNIIKGITADTPTGRWGHTLCPIDYQTVILIGGQGTGMQFCKDAMWNLNTESHKWAPVDTLSDRSSPESRTGHTAVFDPSSHRIYVFGGSKNRKWFNDVHILDTETWRWRNIEARGKVPPLSYHSCSLFLGELFVFGGVFPRPHPIPDGCSDSLYIFDPQHEIWYQPIILGQRPRARSGHSACLLHNKLYIFGGWDTPVCFNDLYVLDLGLMEFSAVEVKGTSPIPRCWHTAAPISDFSFLIHGGYDGNKALSDTYIFNIGTKTWTSLIHSSLPCSPRAGHSMLPLTGANDENEETPPRELLIFGGGDNEGAFYSDTIKLSLALLVNQ